Proteins from a genomic interval of Triplophysa dalaica isolate WHDGS20190420 chromosome 13, ASM1584641v1, whole genome shotgun sequence:
- the kcnk5b gene encoding potassium channel subfamily K member 5b isoform X3 — MHSQVVAQAAGKGVTVTGGKQFNNWNWENAVIFAATVITTIGYGNVAPKSAGGRVFCILYGLCGIPLCLTWISELGTFFGGRAKRLSQVLLHKGLIAKKVQFVCTAIFLLWGFLVHLIIPSFVFMCFENWTYLEGLYFSFTTMTTVGFGDYVAGVNPEISYPALYRFFVQLWICLGLAWLSLFFSWNVHMVVEAHKVLKKRRLRRHKVSIDDIPETNVEVKKAPKPLPLSGVIDIFQFMSEKVEDYSDVIQAIGADEKMRKKKQEEELSRSKSCSDLLHGLVIPLEHSPRLKRRFSISANMCMVTSEEPTDDLNKNLEEQKQLMENHSDSMLSQQIPESPSIFRSPVKSRTITINYGDSRFSVSKVSEDHILEQRKSIDFTQSKPSN; from the exons GTTGTAGCCCAGGCGGCTGGAAAAGGTGTGACTGTAACAGGAGGAAAACAATTCAACAACTGGAATTGGGAGAACGCTGTTATTTTTGCTGCCACAGTCATTACTACCATAG GTTATGGCAATGTTGCTCCGAAGTCAGCCGGAGGTCGTGTGTTCTGTATTCTGTATGGGCTTTGTGGCATTCCATTGTGCCTCACATGGATAAGTGAGTTGGGCACTTTCTTTGGTGGCAGAGCAAAACGCCTAAGTCAGGTGCTTCTCCACAAAGGCCTTATTGCG AAAAAAGTTCAGTTTGTATGCACAGCTATATTCCTTTTATGGGGTTTTTTGGTTCACCTGATCATCCCATCCTTCGTGTTTATGTGCTTCGAGAATTGGACTTACTTAGAAGGCCTCTACTTCTCCTTTACCACCATGACCACTGTGGGTTTTGGAGACTATGTAGCAG GTGTGAACCCAGAAATATCCTACCCAGCTCTTTACAGATTCTTTGTGCAGCTGTGGATTTGCTTGGGACTTGCCTGGTTGTCTCTGTTCTTTAGCTGGAATGTACATATGGTGGTTGAGGCTCATAAAGTTCTCAAGAAAAGAAGATTAAGACGTCACAAGGTCTCCATTGATGACATTCCTGAAACCAATGTAGAGGTAAAAAAAGCTCCAAAACCACTCCCTCTCTCTGGCGTCATTGACATCTTTCAATTCATGTCTGAGAAGGTTGAGGACTACAGTGATgtcatccaagctattggagCAGATGAGAAGATGAGGAAGAAAAAACAGGAAGAAGAACTGTCTCGATCCAAGAGCTGCAGTGACCTTTTGCACGGCCTGGTGATCCCACTTGAACATTCTCCTCGTCTGAAACGCCGGTTCAGTATAAGCGCAAATATGTGCATGGTCACATCTGAAGAACCAACAGATGATCTCAACAAAAATCTAGAGGAACAGAAACAACTAATGGAAAACCATAGTGATTCCATGCTTAGTCAACAAATACCTGAATCCCCATCAATCTTTCGAAGTCCTGTCAAAAGCCGTACTATTACTATTAATTATGGTGACTCAAGGTTTTCAGTGTCAAAAGTATCAGAAGATCATATATTAGAACAGAGAAAAAGTATTGACTTTACCCAGTCTAAACCGTCCAATTAA